A region from the Candidatus Thiothrix putei genome encodes:
- a CDS encoding DUF3368 domain-containing protein encodes MTITVCNSTPIISLSSVGRLDLLRDVFGEIIIAEAVYREIKAKQSYGYREIDADFITVCAVQDMAERSRLREELDHGEAETILLAKEIQATRVIIDENIGYAIARREGLHVVRTLSILLKAKDEGSIVAVKPILDEMIAKGRWYSQSVYLAVLERAGET; translated from the coding sequence ATGACCATAACTGTCTGTAACAGCACCCCGATCATTTCGCTCAGTTCGGTTGGCAGACTTGATTTGCTGCGGGATGTTTTTGGTGAAATCATCATCGCTGAAGCGGTTTATCGGGAAATCAAGGCAAAGCAATCTTACGGCTATCGGGAAATTGATGCCGATTTTATTACTGTATGTGCAGTACAGGATATGGCAGAACGCAGCCGTTTGCGGGAAGAGCTGGATCATGGTGAGGCAGAAACCATTCTTCTAGCAAAAGAGATACAGGCTACCAGAGTCATCATTGATGAAAACATTGGCTATGCTATTGCCCGCCGAGAAGGGTTGCATGTTGTCAGGACGCTATCGATTCTGTTGAAAGCGAAAGATGAAGGTTCAATTGTGGCAGTGAAGCCAATTCTGGATGAAATGATTGCCAAAGGTCGGTGGTATTCACAATCGGTTTATCTGGCTGTGCTAGAACGAGCGGGTGAAACTTGA
- a CDS encoding type II toxin-antitoxin system VapC family toxin: MILLDTNVISELMKAKPEPNVLAWADQQLDTDLYFSAISKGEVEWGIALLADGKRKQHLADAAVEVFAMFEGRCLDYACHVSSFYVAIALHSKQVGRPMSIEDMLIAAVAQANGAVLATRNVTYFDFLPGLVLVSPWV, from the coding sequence ATGATCTTACTGGATACCAATGTCATTTCCGAGTTGATGAAGGCAAAGCCTGAACCCAATGTCTTGGCATGGGCAGATCAGCAACTGGATACGGATTTGTATTTTTCCGCCATTAGCAAGGGTGAGGTGGAATGGGGTATCGCATTGCTGGCAGACGGCAAACGCAAGCAGCACTTGGCGGATGCGGCTGTCGAAGTGTTTGCGATGTTTGAGGGGCGTTGTCTGGATTATGCCTGCCACGTTTCATCGTTTTACGTGGCTATTGCGCTGCATTCAAAGCAAGTTGGTCGCCCGATGAGTATTGAGGATATGCTGATTGCAGCGGTTGCGCAGGCTAATGGTGCAGTGCTGGCAACGCGCAATGTGACCTATTTTGATTTTCTGCCGGGGTTGGTGTTGGTGAGTCCGTGGGTGTGA
- a CDS encoding peptide chain release factor 3, with amino-acid sequence MTDRLTETARRRTFAIISHPDAGKTTMTEKVLLFGGAIQLAGTIKGRKAGRHATSDWMTMEKERGISVTSSVMQFPYDGRIVNLLDTPGHEDFSEDTYRVLTAVDSALMVIDVAKGVEERTIKLMEVCRLRDTPIMTFINKLDREGKEPIELLDEVETVLNIQCAPITWPIGMGKRLKGIYHLYADKVILYKPSTERRQDYDEIQGLDNPELDKLLGTQADELREEIELVKGASHEFDLQAYLDGKLTPVYFGTALNSFGIRELLDGFVENAPAPQARPTTTRKVEAAEEPFTGFVFKIQANMDPQHRDRMAFMRICSGKFEKGMKVKHVRIGKDVKIPDALTFMASDREHVEDAYPGDIIGLHNHGSIRIGDTFTMGENLQFTGIPNFAPELFRRAQLRDPLKMKQLQKGLEQLCEEGATQLFKPVNNNDLILGAVGVLQFDVVAQRLKDEYKVDAMFEGVNVQTARWVTSTNEKKFEEFKTKAAQNLAYDHAGELVYIAPTRINLQMAQEKWPDIKFHSTREHGVATG; translated from the coding sequence ATGACCGACCGCCTAACCGAAACCGCCCGCCGCCGCACCTTCGCCATCATTTCCCACCCGGATGCGGGTAAAACCACCATGACCGAAAAAGTGCTGCTATTCGGGGGCGCAATCCAGCTTGCAGGCACGATCAAGGGGCGCAAAGCCGGTCGCCACGCCACCTCTGACTGGATGACGATGGAAAAAGAACGCGGCATTTCCGTCACCTCATCCGTGATGCAGTTCCCCTACGACGGGCGCATCGTTAACCTGCTCGACACGCCGGGGCATGAAGACTTCTCGGAAGACACCTACCGCGTCTTAACCGCCGTCGATTCCGCCCTCATGGTCATCGACGTAGCCAAAGGTGTCGAAGAACGCACCATTAAACTCATGGAAGTGTGCCGCCTGCGCGATACGCCGATCATGACCTTCATCAACAAGCTCGACCGCGAAGGCAAAGAACCCATCGAGTTGCTGGATGAAGTCGAAACCGTCCTCAATATCCAATGCGCCCCGATTACTTGGCCTATCGGCATGGGCAAACGTCTCAAAGGGATTTACCACCTCTACGCCGACAAAGTAATTCTCTATAAACCCAGCACCGAACGCCGTCAGGATTACGACGAAATTCAAGGGCTAGACAACCCCGAACTCGACAAACTGCTCGGCACGCAAGCCGACGAATTACGCGAAGAAATCGAGTTGGTGAAAGGTGCCAGCCACGAATTCGACCTGCAAGCCTACCTCGACGGCAAGCTCACCCCGGTCTATTTCGGCACGGCGTTAAACAGCTTCGGCATCCGCGAATTGCTGGACGGTTTCGTGGAAAACGCACCCGCGCCGCAAGCCCGCCCGACCACCACCCGCAAAGTCGAAGCCGCCGAAGAACCATTCACCGGTTTCGTCTTCAAAATCCAAGCGAATATGGACCCGCAACACCGCGACCGTATGGCATTCATGCGCATCTGTTCCGGCAAGTTTGAAAAGGGCATGAAGGTCAAACACGTCCGTATCGGCAAGGATGTGAAAATCCCCGACGCGCTCACCTTCATGGCATCCGACCGCGAACACGTCGAAGACGCTTACCCCGGCGACATTATCGGCTTGCACAACCACGGCAGCATTCGCATTGGCGATACCTTCACAATGGGCGAAAACCTGCAATTCACTGGCATCCCCAACTTCGCGCCGGAACTGTTCCGCCGTGCGCAACTCCGCGACCCGCTGAAAATGAAGCAACTGCAAAAAGGCTTGGAGCAGTTGTGCGAAGAGGGCGCAACCCAGCTTTTCAAACCCGTCAATAACAACGACCTGATTCTCGGTGCGGTCGGTGTGTTGCAGTTCGACGTGGTGGCGCAACGTTTGAAAGACGAATACAAAGTCGATGCCATGTTTGAAGGGGTGAACGTGCAAACCGCGCGTTGGGTCACATCTACCAACGAGAAGAAGTTCGAGGAATTCAAGACTAAAGCGGCGCAGAATCTGGCTTATGACCATGCTGGGGAACTGGTCTACATCGCCCCAACCCGCATCAACCTGCAAATGGCGCAGGAAAAATGGCCGGACATCAAGTTCCATTCCACCCGCGAGCATGGCGTGGCAACAGGCTGA
- a CDS encoding UPF0175 family protein, with protein MENALEERFINISFPIRRDILASLKEDKDEFIRDILFSSALLFYRKRKLSLGKAAELAGYAKLDFIEKLQREGEPVFDYTDKEIDDIFADAKQL; from the coding sequence ATGGAAAATGCTTTAGAAGAACGCTTTATCAATATTTCTTTCCCTATCAGACGCGATATTTTAGCGTCGCTTAAGGAGGACAAGGATGAATTCATCCGGGACATCCTCTTCTCGTCAGCCCTGCTATTTTACCGCAAGCGCAAATTGTCGCTGGGCAAGGCCGCAGAACTGGCTGGCTATGCGAAGCTGGATTTCATCGAAAAGCTGCAACGGGAAGGGGAACCTGTGTTTGATTATACGGATAAGGAAATTGATGATATTTTTGCAGATGCCAAACAATTATGA
- a CDS encoding MoxR family ATPase codes for MNDFFNIINKPVDWKKHDEEHLADKLKALAASVSVVEQRDLDSAAERFQPSQNLLNVINAMLAARVPLLLTGEPGTGKTQVAWFIRRFFKIPLFAYQVHSNSKAADMRYDFDAVAYLRDAYLAKYTEADENVLYDNEFDWRSQPKYLKQGVLWKAYECESECVLLIDEIDKAPRDFPNDLLQELDQNKFEHPFHGGKYISRRGMPPITIITSNGERRLPDAFLRRCIVFNIVLTKDLLLDIMTAWQSTFPYLDQSVQNIALRRFYEIRSIPQLSKKPGAAELLLWLSVLSAQGVKINQLKDDVPLKLLPALACLIKDYDDYQFLGG; via the coding sequence ATGAATGATTTTTTTAATATTATTAATAAACCAGTGGATTGGAAAAAACATGATGAGGAGCATCTTGCTGATAAATTGAAAGCATTAGCTGCCAGTGTCTCTGTTGTGGAACAACGTGATTTAGATAGTGCCGCCGAACGTTTTCAACCTTCGCAAAATTTACTGAATGTAATCAATGCTATGTTAGCTGCCAGAGTTCCTTTATTGTTAACAGGAGAACCTGGAACAGGAAAAACACAGGTGGCATGGTTTATTCGTAGATTTTTTAAAATCCCATTGTTTGCTTACCAAGTTCATTCTAATAGTAAAGCAGCAGACATGAGATATGATTTTGATGCAGTAGCTTATTTGCGAGATGCTTACTTGGCTAAGTATACAGAAGCTGATGAGAATGTATTATATGATAATGAGTTTGACTGGCGTTCACAGCCAAAATATTTGAAGCAGGGGGTTTTATGGAAAGCCTATGAGTGTGAGAGTGAGTGTGTTTTGTTGATTGATGAAATTGATAAAGCACCACGCGACTTTCCAAATGATTTATTGCAAGAGTTAGATCAAAATAAATTTGAACATCCATTTCATGGTGGGAAATATATTTCCCGCAGAGGAATGCCTCCTATTACAATTATTACAAGTAATGGAGAGCGGCGTTTACCTGATGCTTTTCTGCGTCGATGTATAGTGTTTAATATTGTTTTAACTAAAGATTTGCTGTTGGATATTATGACTGCTTGGCAGAGTACATTTCCCTATTTAGATCAAAGTGTACAGAATATAGCATTAAGACGATTTTATGAAATTCGTAGTATTCCACAATTAAGTAAAAAGCCAGGAGCAGCAGAATTACTTTTATGGCTAAGTGTTTTGTCAGCACAAGGGGTTAAAATTAATCAATTAAAAGACGATGTGCCATTGAAACTATTACCAGCGCTTGCTTGTTTGATTAAAGATTATGATGATTATCAATTTCTAGGAGGCTAG
- a CDS encoding acyl-CoA dehydrogenase has protein sequence MSWLTKYRQQYLSRPVMRLMKQQLPPISQTEQDALDSGNVWWDSELFSGKPDWCRLHDLSISKLTVEEQAFLDGPVEELCRRLDDWQITHELYDLPPDIWDFIKQQRFLGMIIPKEYGGLGFSALAHSQVVMKISSRSVTAAVTVMVPNSLGSAELLLKYGTQAQKDYYLPRLADGRELPCFGLTGPEAGSDASSIPDSGIVCRQDFNDETAVLGIRLNWEKRYITLGPVATLLGLAFQLYDPEHLLGDKETLGISVALIPTNHLGVVIGTRHYPLDIPFQNGPNYGRDVFIPMDWLIGGQAQAGKGWRMLVECLGEGRGISLPALSTGAAKVAARYTGAYARVRQQFGMPIGHFEGVEEPLARILGNTYLMDAGRILTATAIDQGQRPAVITALLKYQLTERMRRLINDAMDISGGAGICMGPSNYLARAYQSIPIGITVEGANILTRSLIVFGQGAMRCHPWLLKEIQAAKADDVAAFDTAFMGHVKHLASNLGRSVWYGLSNARFVVSGSPLTRHYYRHLSRLSSQFALLADYAALSLGGNLKRRERLSGRMADILANLYLCSAVLKHFEEEGEPEADVPLMEYACKLTIHRAQQAMLAAFHNLPHPWLAKTLRTLMFPYGKPFSPPNDTLIHQVARLALEPSATRDRLTAGIYITNDPADRMGRIEDALHKTLAAATLEKQLRKLMKEGKLVAHTVAAAIVEAGEKGLLDKFSVEKLLAARRATANAVRVDDFPAEYFRKREYSGLNTLTDDLPLPVRSLPRAAPDFAGD, from the coding sequence ATGAGTTGGCTAACAAAATACCGACAGCAGTATCTCAGTCGCCCCGTTATGCGCCTGATGAAACAGCAATTGCCGCCAATCTCGCAGACGGAACAGGACGCACTGGACAGCGGCAACGTCTGGTGGGACTCCGAACTCTTTTCCGGCAAGCCGGATTGGTGTCGTTTGCACGATCTCTCTATTAGCAAATTAACGGTTGAGGAACAGGCTTTTCTGGATGGGCCGGTGGAAGAACTGTGCCGCCGTTTGGATGACTGGCAAATCACGCACGAACTGTACGACCTGCCGCCAGATATTTGGGATTTCATCAAGCAACAACGTTTTCTGGGCATGATTATTCCCAAGGAGTACGGCGGTTTGGGCTTTTCCGCACTCGCTCATTCGCAAGTCGTCATGAAAATTTCCAGCCGTAGTGTGACGGCTGCCGTCACCGTGATGGTTCCCAATTCGCTTGGCTCCGCTGAATTGTTGCTGAAATACGGGACACAGGCGCAAAAGGATTATTACCTGCCACGTTTGGCAGATGGGCGTGAATTGCCATGTTTCGGGCTAACGGGGCCGGAAGCAGGGAGTGATGCCAGTTCGATTCCTGATAGCGGGATCGTCTGCCGCCAGGATTTCAATGACGAAACAGCGGTGTTGGGCATTCGTTTGAATTGGGAGAAACGTTACATCACTCTGGGGCCAGTGGCGACGTTGCTGGGGTTGGCTTTCCAATTGTATGACCCTGAGCATTTGCTGGGCGATAAGGAAACGCTGGGGATTAGCGTGGCGTTGATTCCCACCAATCACCTCGGTGTGGTGATTGGCACGCGCCACTACCCCTTGGATATTCCGTTCCAAAATGGCCCCAATTACGGGCGCGATGTCTTTATTCCCATGGATTGGTTGATCGGTGGGCAAGCACAGGCTGGCAAAGGCTGGCGCATGTTGGTGGAATGCTTGGGTGAAGGGCGTGGTATTTCCTTGCCTGCACTGTCAACGGGGGCTGCGAAAGTGGCAGCGCGTTATACCGGCGCTTATGCACGGGTTCGTCAGCAATTTGGAATGCCGATTGGGCATTTTGAAGGGGTGGAAGAGCCACTGGCGCGTATTCTCGGTAACACGTATTTGATGGATGCGGGGCGTATTCTCACCGCCACCGCGATTGACCAAGGGCAACGCCCCGCCGTCATCACCGCTTTATTGAAATACCAGTTGACCGAGCGGATGCGGCGGCTGATCAATGATGCGATGGATATTTCCGGCGGGGCGGGCATTTGCATGGGGCCTTCTAACTACTTGGCGCGGGCTTACCAGTCGATTCCCATTGGGATTACGGTGGAAGGCGCGAATATCCTCACCCGTTCGCTGATTGTGTTCGGGCAGGGAGCCATGCGTTGCCACCCTTGGTTGCTGAAGGAAATTCAGGCTGCCAAGGCGGATGATGTGGCGGCATTCGATACGGCATTCATGGGGCATGTCAAACACCTTGCCAGTAATCTGGGGCGTAGTGTGTGGTATGGGTTGAGCAATGCGCGTTTTGTGGTATCGGGTTCGCCACTGACACGCCATTATTACCGTCACTTAAGCCGTCTGAGCAGCCAGTTTGCCTTACTCGCCGATTATGCCGCACTGTCTTTAGGGGGGAATTTGAAACGGCGCGAACGTTTGTCGGGGCGCATGGCGGATATTCTTGCCAATCTCTACCTGTGTTCGGCGGTGCTCAAGCATTTTGAGGAGGAGGGCGAGCCGGAAGCCGATGTGCCATTGATGGAATACGCTTGCAAACTGACGATTCACCGGGCGCAACAGGCGATGTTAGCGGCCTTTCATAATTTACCGCATCCTTGGCTGGCGAAAACGTTGCGTACCTTGATGTTCCCGTATGGCAAGCCGTTTAGCCCACCGAATGATACCTTGATTCACCAAGTGGCGCGGTTAGCGCTGGAGCCTTCTGCCACCCGCGACCGTTTGACGGCGGGGATTTACATTACCAACGACCCGGCGGATCGGATGGGGCGGATTGAGGATGCTTTGCATAAAACACTGGCAGCAGCAACGCTGGAAAAGCAGTTACGCAAGCTGATGAAAGAAGGCAAATTGGTGGCGCATACGGTCGCAGCGGCGATTGTGGAGGCAGGGGAGAAAGGTCTGCTGGATAAGTTTAGCGTGGAAAAATTGCTGGCGGCACGGCGGGCAACGGCGAATGCGGTGCGGGTGGATGATTTTCCAGCGGAGTATTTTCGGAAAAGAGAATATTCAGGGCTGAATACACTCACGGATGATCTGCCTTTACCGGTGCGTTCTCTCCCGCGTGCTGCGCCTGATTTTGCCGGTGATTAG
- a CDS encoding toll/interleukin-1 receptor domain-containing protein → MTKPRYIFLSHNSTDKPELMRFAEALVKRPLAQAHNLQVWLDKTNLEHGVQYVNQFAANINHPDTCAFLLFMPREPIRAYVAYEIGIALDRHLNDQNLGKRFPILPVYPGAHSGRVELPQAICTFNYREYVYDDVQQMDAIIMDALGNISPVGASPAGDSSDFIETGKESPAGQAPTREQREGYDVWLSWVLTRRGNELQAEDDGRNISTLFCAGLPGIDATPEQLLPLAIWLLGEQAIDGIKGRVRILTDDPELALLPWHRLPHPQTGVPLLEIGWIVEIGAVRSYSPKFFSLTLNTPLLVIPSHQRHEIAGDRHYALVQRFFEAYLNIHVIPRVTSPFALKRELQLHKPDLIYVFSRFNGVFLELDYGIDRENSISLEYFGLLIEGLEKPPVVVMFLIGDCLSHYPSLLIKSSRIVWIQTTSRPNKKSGDFDGDFEKVLNKISSKNGDFIDSILKETNKDNLGVHNFVWVTGRSPWVQVVDHKNKYALILKAALLKVILGRESLKHHVASVVSTHLSQRISLSAYLVTGDVNACPHDVPAQVQYRLQWGDRENSIPTIQFYFNLDIDGSGKYVNSLDQYVYNMLDDAIVQGILFRFPNAEEVIKHELKKRGLNEQKCCVFLNWFLLINKSQESSVSEWIKVLGRVINEYFSHVSLDEVVLLNAICIQVQDEKSVQDVQSLGNNALRHLRNLKGSSIEPIIIKEGLGRLDAGDISDFLDANQGYWRGELRLKDFNVDSWGFAQWVVSKTNGVFDGTVNLIWQQYQCNYMEYFLNE, encoded by the coding sequence ATGACCAAACCTCGTTATATTTTTCTAAGCCACAATAGCACCGACAAGCCGGAATTAATGCGTTTTGCTGAGGCATTGGTAAAGCGTCCATTAGCTCAAGCTCATAACCTGCAAGTGTGGTTGGACAAAACTAACCTTGAGCATGGTGTTCAGTATGTCAATCAGTTTGCGGCGAATATCAATCACCCGGATACCTGCGCGTTTTTGCTGTTCATGCCGCGTGAGCCAATTCGGGCTTATGTGGCGTATGAAATCGGTATTGCTCTTGACCGTCATCTAAATGACCAAAATCTTGGTAAGCGTTTCCCCATTTTGCCGGTATATCCGGGGGCGCATTCCGGGCGAGTTGAATTGCCACAAGCCATTTGTACCTTCAATTACCGTGAATATGTTTATGATGATGTGCAACAGATGGATGCCATCATCATGGATGCCCTCGGTAATATTTCCCCCGTAGGAGCCAGCCCCGCTGGCGATTCTTCTGATTTTATTGAAACAGGGAAAGAATCGCCTGCGGGGCAGGCTCCTACAAGGGAGCAGCGTGAGGGGTATGATGTTTGGTTGTCGTGGGTGCTGACGAGGCGGGGTAATGAGCTACAAGCAGAGGATGATGGGCGCAATATCAGCACTTTGTTTTGTGCTGGGCTGCCGGGTATCGACGCTACGCCGGAACAGTTGCTACCACTGGCGATTTGGTTATTGGGTGAGCAAGCAATAGACGGTATCAAAGGTCGGGTGCGCATCCTGACCGATGACCCTGAGCTTGCCCTGTTGCCGTGGCATCGTTTGCCGCATCCGCAAACTGGAGTTCCACTATTAGAAATAGGCTGGATAGTGGAGATAGGTGCAGTCCGCAGTTATTCCCCAAAGTTTTTCAGTCTTACGCTAAATACACCGTTGTTGGTTATTCCGTCTCACCAGCGACATGAAATTGCAGGTGACCGACATTATGCACTGGTTCAACGCTTTTTTGAGGCATATTTAAATATTCATGTAATACCACGTGTTACTAGTCCGTTCGCATTGAAGCGTGAATTGCAGCTTCATAAACCTGATTTGATTTATGTGTTCTCAAGATTTAATGGCGTATTTCTAGAGTTGGATTATGGTATAGACAGAGAGAACTCTATTTCTTTGGAGTATTTTGGTTTGTTAATAGAGGGTTTAGAAAAGCCTCCAGTTGTAGTAATGTTTTTAATCGGTGATTGTCTAAGTCATTATCCTTCTTTATTAATAAAGTCTTCTCGAATAGTGTGGATTCAAACCACATCTAGACCTAATAAAAAATCAGGAGATTTTGATGGGGATTTTGAAAAAGTATTAAATAAAATTTCATCTAAAAATGGAGATTTTATTGATTCGATATTAAAAGAAACCAATAAGGATAATCTTGGTGTGCATAACTTTGTGTGGGTTACTGGAAGAAGCCCTTGGGTTCAAGTAGTTGATCATAAAAACAAATACGCACTTATATTAAAAGCTGCATTATTGAAGGTTATATTAGGACGTGAATCATTAAAACATCATGTGGCTAGTGTGGTTTCTACACACTTATCTCAGCGTATTTCACTAAGTGCTTATCTTGTGACGGGGGATGTAAATGCTTGTCCGCATGACGTACCAGCACAAGTTCAATATCGACTTCAGTGGGGAGATAGAGAAAATAGTATTCCTACTATACAATTTTATTTTAATTTAGATATTGATGGCTCCGGTAAATATGTTAACTCATTAGATCAATATGTTTACAATATGCTAGATGATGCTATTGTTCAGGGGATATTATTTCGTTTTCCAAATGCTGAAGAAGTAATTAAACATGAATTGAAAAAACGAGGTTTGAATGAACAAAAATGTTGTGTATTTTTAAATTGGTTCTTATTGATTAATAAGAGCCAAGAATCCTCAGTGTCTGAGTGGATAAAGGTTTTGGGAAGAGTTATAAATGAATACTTCTCTCATGTTAGCTTGGATGAAGTGGTTTTGTTAAATGCTATTTGTATACAGGTACAGGATGAGAAAAGTGTACAGGATGTACAGTCATTGGGAAACAATGCTTTAAGACATCTTCGTAATCTAAAAGGCTCTTCTATTGAGCCTATTATTATCAAAGAGGGACTTGGCAGGCTAGATGCTGGTGATATTAGTGATTTTCTTGATGCTAATCAAGGTTATTGGCGGGGTGAATTAAGATTAAAAGATTTCAATGTCGATTCGTGGGGATTTGCGCAATGGGTTGTTTCTAAAACTAATGGGGTTTTTGATGGAACAGTGAATCTGATTTGGCAGCAATATCAATGTAATTATATGGAGTATTTTTTAAATGAATGA
- a CDS encoding plasmid stabilization protein — MAMLTIRNLDDDLKAQLRIRAAQHGLSMEEEVRRILQQILSPQTPQKGFGTRVHQRVMALTGGVDLVLPVRSSPRAAPDFSGDQA, encoded by the coding sequence ATGGCAATGCTAACGATCCGTAATTTGGATGATGATCTTAAGGCGCAATTGCGCATCCGTGCCGCGCAACATGGCTTGTCGATGGAGGAGGAAGTACGCCGCATCCTGCAACAAATTTTGTCGCCACAGACTCCGCAAAAAGGTTTTGGAACACGTGTACACCAGCGGGTAATGGCGTTGACGGGGGGCGTTGATTTAGTGTTGCCGGTGCGTTCTAGCCCACGTGCTGCCCCTGATTTTTCTGGTGATCAGGCATGA
- the wecA gene encoding UDP-N-acetylglucosamine--undecaprenyl-phosphate N-acetylglucosaminephosphotransferase, with translation MIGLALIKINSIYIAFTLTVLILLTSIAHKQSIQYKTESLSAISRKILLNILKMIINFNIKLLYILMVMMLALLIILVTKDMAIPILKDTITLIVVVMLTTLFSILFLNPIAQRLGLVDNFNKDRKYHSGSITLIGGTSIYIGIVIGVFLFMTLDSNSLTYLVCSSLIVVLGVVDDAKDLSAKFRLLVQSLVAVLMCVGSDNYIHNLGNILSFGEVNLGALGYAVTVLAVIAAINAYNMIDGIDGLLGTTALVTFVSMGFLFFLSADITNMKLTLILASALIPYLISNLSINQKLLPKIFMGDTGSMLIGFTVVWLLIQGSQPQAEGKLSFSATTALWLIAVPLMDMARVIIVRLIHGQSPLKADRTHLHHILLQLGHDKRMALLRIFTLSAFFAVLGIAMHVGHFQDVTNFLTFLMGFALYFWRIRTLSKRLL, from the coding sequence TTGATTGGCCTAGCATTAATAAAAATCAACTCTATTTATATAGCATTTACACTCACAGTTCTAATCCTATTAACAAGCATAGCTCATAAGCAATCCATTCAATACAAAACAGAATCACTCTCTGCCATTTCAAGAAAAATACTTCTTAACATATTAAAAATGATAATAAATTTTAATATAAAACTACTTTATATTTTAATGGTAATGATGTTGGCATTACTTATTATTTTAGTGACAAAAGACATGGCGATACCAATATTAAAAGACACTATTACTTTAATAGTAGTTGTCATGTTGACTACTTTGTTCTCAATCTTATTTTTGAACCCCATAGCACAAAGATTAGGATTAGTCGATAATTTCAACAAAGACAGAAAATATCACAGCGGATCAATTACATTAATTGGAGGAACATCAATTTATATTGGCATAGTAATTGGTGTTTTTTTGTTTATGACACTTGATTCTAACTCTCTGACCTATCTTGTGTGTAGTAGCTTAATTGTTGTCCTAGGGGTAGTTGATGATGCAAAAGATTTGTCAGCTAAATTCCGATTGCTCGTACAAAGTCTGGTGGCTGTGCTAATGTGCGTGGGGAGTGATAATTACATTCATAATCTGGGAAATATTCTAAGTTTTGGTGAGGTGAATTTGGGAGCACTGGGCTATGCAGTGACGGTATTGGCGGTCATTGCTGCTATTAATGCCTATAATATGATTGATGGTATTGATGGCTTACTTGGAACTACCGCACTCGTGACATTTGTTAGCATGGGTTTCCTATTCTTCCTAAGTGCCGATATAACAAACATGAAGCTGACTTTAATCTTAGCTAGTGCGTTAATACCTTACTTAATTTCTAATTTGTCGATAAATCAGAAATTATTGCCAAAGATTTTTATGGGCGATACCGGCTCAATGTTGATTGGATTTACTGTGGTGTGGCTGCTTATCCAAGGATCACAGCCACAGGCAGAAGGCAAACTGAGTTTTTCCGCTACCACCGCCTTATGGCTGATTGCTGTTCCTTTGATGGACATGGCGAGAGTGATCATCGTTAGACTCATTCATGGGCAATCACCCCTAAAGGCAGATCGTACACATCTTCATCATATTCTATTGCAACTCGGGCATGATAAGCGCATGGCACTTTTGAGAATTTTCACTTTATCGGCATTTTTTGCAGTTTTAGGTATAGCAATGCATGTTGGTCATTTTCAAGATGTTACTAATTTCTTAACCTTCCTAATGGGTTTTGCACTGTATTTCTGGCGGATTAGGACTCTATCAAAAAGACTCTTATAA